The Tautonia plasticadhaerens nucleotide sequence TCACCCCGGCCCTCTCCCCGCGAGCGGGGAGAGGGGGGCGGAACCGATCCCTCAACCCCACGAGGCCGATGGGCCATTCAGCTGGTGATGCCCTTGGTCAGGTGCATGAACGCCGTCTCGAGGTTGATCTCGTCCTCGCGGAAGAGGGTCAGCTCGAAGCCGTTCTCGATCAGCCGCTGGGCGAGGAAGCCGTAGGTGATGACCTCGGGCTTCATCTTCACCACGAGGTAGGTGTGGTCGTTCAGGTCGGTCTTCTCGTCGACCGAATCGACCTCGGGCTGCTTCTCCAGGAAGTCGGCGGCGTCGGTCATCCGGTCGGCGACCGAGACGTTGATGACCACGTCGGTGCGGACCTGCTTCATCACGTCGGAGACGGCGCCGTTGACCAGCAGCTGGCCCTGCTCGATGATGCCGATCTTGTTGCAGATGTCGGCGAGCTCGGGGAGGATGTGGCTGGAGACGAGGATCGTCTTGCCCATGGCCCGCAGCTCCTTGAGCAGGGCCCGGATCTCGATCCGGGCCCGGGGGTCGAGGCCCGAGGCCGGCTCGTCGAGCAACAGGACCTGGGGGTCGTGCAGCAGGACCCGGGCGAGGCCGAGGCGCTGGGTCATGCCCCGGGAGAGGCTGGTGACCAGGGCGTCCCGCTTGTAGGTCAGGTCGACCAGCTCGAGCACCTCCTCGCAGATCTTCTTGCGGCCGGGGCCGGTGATCCGGTAGGCGGCGGCGAAGAATTCGAGGTACTCGATGACCTTCATGTCGTCGTAGACGCCGAAGAAGTCGGGCATGTAGCCGATGGCCCGGCGGATCTCCTTGGCGCCGTTGTAGATCGAGTGGCCGCAGACGTAGGCCTCCCCCCAGGTGGGGTTGAGCAGGGTGGCCAGGATCCGCATGGTCGTGGTCTTGCCGGCGCCGTTGGGGCCGATGAACCCGTAGACGTCCCCCTGGTTGAGCACCAGGTTCAGCCGGTTCAGGGCGTAGAGGTCGCCGTACATCTTGGTCAGGTCGCGGGTCTCGATCATCGGCGTGGCCTCGTCAGGGGGTCGCTCGGTCCCGAGGGGGTGTGCGTCCGGTCTGGTTCGGTTCGCGGGGCCGGGGGTGATGGCGGTCGGTCGATCCCCCGCCCCTCAGTCGCCCGAGGGGGCCGGCAGGAGCACCCGGAGGACGGTCCCCCGGTCCTCCCTGGCGTCGGGCTCGGCGCCGTCGAGCAGCAGGGCCGAGGAGGGACCCTTGAGCGTGGCGATCAGGATCGGCCGGCCGAGGTCGAGCTGGGGGGAGAGGTCGAGGTCCCCCAGGACGAGGTTGGGCGTCTGGCCCCGGCGGCGGCCGGCCCGGGCGAAGCTCAGGGCCCGGACGAGCTCGGCCCGGGGGATGCCGGCCCCCCGGGCCGAGGCGTAGATCCCGTTGAGGGACCGCCCGGTGTCCTCCAGGAAGCCCGAGAGGTTGCGGTTGGGGACGGAGTCGACCCGGATGGTCTCCCCCGGGGCGATGGGGCGGTCGACCTGGTAGACGTCGTTGCCGTAGGCGATGACGACGCCCTCCATCGGCCGGCCGAGGCGGTTGGTGAGGGTCCCTTCCAGGCGGTTGGCGCCGGGGTCCCTCAGGTCGGCCTCGACGGCCGGGGGGGCGTCGTCGGACCAGGAGCCCATCAGGGCCTTGGTGGTCCAGATCGGCACCCGGACGCCGGCCAGCACCGAGGGGGGGGCGCTGGACATCGGGTCGCCGGGGGATTGGTAGGCGTAGCCGCTGCTGGTCAGGGCGACGCCGCCGGAGTTCCCCATGCCGCCGAACCGGCGCTCGGCGATGCCGAACCAGGTGGTGATGACCTCGTCGACCTGCTCGGCCGGCGCCGGCG carries:
- a CDS encoding ABC transporter ATP-binding protein, producing the protein MIETRDLTKMYGDLYALNRLNLVLNQGDVYGFIGPNGAGKTTTMRILATLLNPTWGEAYVCGHSIYNGAKEIRRAIGYMPDFFGVYDDMKVIEYLEFFAAAYRITGPGRKKICEEVLELVDLTYKRDALVTSLSRGMTQRLGLARVLLHDPQVLLLDEPASGLDPRARIEIRALLKELRAMGKTILVSSHILPELADICNKIGIIEQGQLLVNGAVSDVMKQVRTDVVINVSVADRMTDAADFLEKQPEVDSVDEKTDLNDHTYLVVKMKPEVITYGFLAQRLIENGFELTLFREDEINLETAFMHLTKGITS